In Micromonospora sp. WMMD980, the following are encoded in one genomic region:
- a CDS encoding YcnI family protein gives MIRLRRPATAAALTLAAAAATVLGLAGPASAHVTINPQEGTQGGYGRFAFRVPNESDSASTVKVEVNLPANAPVGSVSTMPVPGWTVAVEKRKVDPPVEVHGSQLTEAVSKLTFTAAQNGGVKPGEFQEFPVSMGPLPQADTMVFKVLQTYSDGNVSRWIEEPAPGAEEPENPAPVLKLAAKGASSGASAPAATAAEDDDDDDADSGAATVFGVAGLVAGLAGLVLGGLAFARTRREPTAKS, from the coding sequence ATGATCCGTCTCCGGCGTCCCGCGACCGCCGCCGCGCTGACTCTCGCCGCCGCCGCCGCGACCGTGCTCGGCCTGGCCGGGCCGGCCTCGGCGCACGTCACGATCAACCCGCAGGAGGGCACGCAGGGCGGCTACGGCCGGTTCGCGTTCCGGGTGCCGAACGAGAGCGATTCGGCGTCGACCGTCAAGGTCGAGGTGAACCTGCCGGCGAACGCCCCGGTCGGGTCGGTCTCCACCATGCCGGTGCCGGGCTGGACGGTGGCGGTGGAGAAGCGCAAGGTCGACCCGCCGGTCGAGGTGCACGGCAGCCAGCTCACCGAGGCGGTCTCCAAGCTCACCTTCACCGCGGCGCAGAACGGCGGCGTGAAGCCGGGCGAGTTCCAGGAGTTCCCGGTCTCGATGGGCCCACTGCCGCAGGCGGACACCATGGTGTTCAAGGTGTTGCAGACCTACTCCGACGGCAACGTCTCCCGGTGGATCGAGGAGCCCGCGCCGGGCGCGGAGGAGCCGGAGAACCCGGCCCCGGTGCTCAAGCTGGCCGCCAAGGGCGCGTCGTCGGGTGCCAGCGCGCCGGCCGCCACCGCGGCCGAGGACGACGATGACGACGACGCCGACTCCGGCGCGGCCACCGTGTTCGGGGTGGCCGGCCTGGTCGCCGGCCTGGCCGGTCTGGTGCTCGGCGGGCTGGCGTTCGCGCGTACCCGGCGGGAGCCCACCGCGAAGTCCTGA
- a CDS encoding copper resistance protein CopC, whose protein sequence is MAGMTAAVRRPPGPLAARSGTVAGLLLLLVSLLLAPATPASAHAVLVSSSPAASAVVPEAPAQVVITFSESVRKVPDKVRVIAPDGSRADRGEPTFQGAEVTIPVDPSAGRGTYLVSYRVISADSHPVSGAFTYSVGAPSEPPTDSGSDNRANPVTENAVKVTKYAGYVGLLLLVGPALVLAALWPRRLSRRGPGRVVWAGLGVLVAATLAELWLQVPYTIGGGLFDVTSAGLGDVLASPYGTTHLVRLGLLAAAAFLLRPLLAGPIGRTDAIILAVLAGATLFTWPLAGHPAASPAPAVSVVVDAIHLGGMAVWLGGLVMLAAFLLPRADERELDAILPIWSRWAALAVAALLLAGTVQGLIEVASPAALVDTTYGRLLLAKIVLFALVIGVAAYSRALVRRRVAAGRPGAMRRAVVAELAITAVVLGLSATLVQTTPARTAGADVAGAPAGYFSTTLSSPIYSLQVELDPAETGNNSLHLYAYTTDNRPQPVQEWKVTAALPSAGIEPITVPLLPLSDNHATGEVNLPARGDWQLRFTVRTSDIDQATVTATVPIK, encoded by the coding sequence ATGGCGGGCATGACTGCTGCCGTACGCCGCCCGCCCGGGCCCCTCGCCGCCCGCTCCGGGACCGTCGCCGGGCTGCTGCTCCTCCTGGTCTCGCTGCTGCTCGCCCCGGCCACTCCGGCCAGCGCCCACGCGGTGCTGGTGAGCAGCAGCCCCGCGGCGTCCGCGGTGGTGCCCGAGGCGCCCGCCCAGGTGGTGATCACCTTCAGCGAGAGCGTCCGGAAGGTGCCCGACAAGGTGCGGGTGATCGCCCCTGACGGCTCCCGGGCCGACCGGGGCGAACCGACGTTCCAGGGCGCGGAGGTGACCATTCCGGTGGACCCGTCCGCCGGGCGCGGCACCTACCTGGTGAGCTACCGGGTCATCTCGGCCGACAGCCACCCCGTCTCCGGCGCCTTCACCTACTCGGTGGGCGCGCCGTCCGAGCCGCCCACCGACAGCGGCTCGGACAACCGGGCCAACCCGGTCACCGAGAACGCGGTGAAGGTGACGAAGTACGCCGGCTACGTCGGGTTGCTGCTGCTCGTCGGCCCGGCGCTGGTGCTGGCCGCGCTCTGGCCACGCCGGCTGTCCCGGCGGGGGCCCGGGCGGGTGGTCTGGGCCGGGCTGGGCGTGCTGGTGGCGGCCACGCTCGCCGAGCTGTGGCTCCAGGTGCCCTACACCATCGGCGGCGGCCTGTTCGACGTCACCTCCGCCGGGCTGGGCGACGTGCTGGCCAGCCCCTACGGCACCACCCACCTGGTCCGGCTGGGTCTGCTCGCGGCGGCGGCGTTCCTGCTCCGCCCGCTGCTCGCCGGGCCGATCGGCCGCACCGACGCGATCATCCTGGCGGTGCTGGCCGGGGCGACGCTGTTCACCTGGCCGCTCGCCGGCCACCCGGCCGCGTCCCCGGCGCCGGCGGTCTCCGTGGTGGTGGACGCCATCCACCTGGGCGGCATGGCGGTCTGGCTGGGCGGCCTGGTGATGCTGGCGGCGTTCCTGCTGCCCCGGGCGGACGAGCGGGAGCTGGACGCGATCCTGCCGATCTGGTCCCGCTGGGCGGCGCTCGCGGTGGCCGCGCTGCTGCTCGCCGGCACCGTGCAGGGCCTGATCGAGGTGGCTAGCCCGGCGGCGCTCGTGGACACCACGTACGGGCGGCTGCTGCTCGCCAAGATCGTGCTGTTCGCGCTGGTGATCGGCGTCGCCGCGTACTCCCGGGCGCTGGTGCGGCGGCGGGTCGCCGCCGGGCGGCCGGGCGCGATGCGGCGGGCGGTGGTGGCCGAGTTGGCGATCACCGCGGTGGTGCTGGGCCTGTCGGCGACGCTGGTGCAGACCACCCCGGCGCGCACCGCCGGCGCCGACGTGGCGGGCGCGCCGGCCGGCTACTTCTCCACCACGCTGAGCAGTCCGATCTATTCGCTCCAGGTGGAGCTGGACCCGGCCGAGACGGGCAACAACTCGCTGCACCTCTACGCCTACACGACGGACAACCGGCCGCAGCCGGTGCAGGAATGGAAGGTCACCGCGGCGCTGCCGTCGGCCGGGATCGAACCGATCACGGTGCCGCTGCTGCCGCTGAGCGACAACCACGCCACCGGCGAGGTCAACCTGCCGGCCCGGGGGGACTGGCAACTCCGCTTCACCGTCCGCACGTCCGACATCGACCAGGCCACGGTGACCGCCACCGTGCCGATCAAGTAA
- a CDS encoding sigma-70 family RNA polymerase sigma factor — translation MIPAPRDTAADRPPAGPEAARETATGWALAARHGDPAAQAAFVRATQAEVWRFTAALVGPDSADDLTQETYLRALRALPGFEGRSSARTWLLGIARRACADHLRTVVRRRRLDERLAAQAATDRPGPDPAGQLGAADLVRRLPPERRSAFVLTQLLGLSYAEAADVEGVPVGTIRSRVARARDELVDAVGDALAG, via the coding sequence GTGATCCCCGCCCCGCGCGACACCGCCGCCGACCGCCCGCCGGCGGGTCCCGAGGCTGCCCGGGAGACGGCCACCGGCTGGGCGCTGGCCGCCCGGCACGGCGACCCGGCGGCCCAGGCCGCCTTCGTGCGGGCCACCCAGGCCGAGGTCTGGCGGTTCACCGCCGCGCTGGTCGGCCCGGACAGCGCGGACGACCTGACCCAGGAGACCTACCTGCGGGCCCTGCGGGCGCTACCCGGCTTCGAGGGCCGATCCTCGGCCCGCACCTGGCTGCTCGGCATCGCCAGGCGGGCCTGCGCCGACCACCTGCGCACTGTGGTCCGCCGCCGGCGGCTCGACGAACGGCTCGCCGCCCAGGCGGCCACCGACCGGCCCGGACCGGACCCGGCCGGCCAGCTCGGCGCCGCCGACCTGGTCCGGCGACTGCCTCCCGAGCGGCGCTCCGCGTTCGTGCTCACCCAACTTCTCGGCCTGTCCTACGCCGAGGCCGCCGACGTGGAGGGGGTGCCGGTGGGCACCATCCGCTCCCGGGTGGCCCGCGCCCGCGACGAACTCGTCGACGCCGTCGGCGACGCGCTGGCCGGATAG
- a CDS encoding MauE/DoxX family redox-associated membrane protein, protein MTVTPSTTRAGRWPTLRPWLGVATRLGLAAVWLIAGGAKVGDLAGSGRAVNAYQVMPYDLATVIGAALPFVELALGLLLLAGLATRVSAGVSAALLVVFVTGIASAWARGLAIDCGCFGSGGQLGAGETPSYLPEILRDLGFLALAGFLLIWPRTPFSVDGWLAGDTVEDDDEQS, encoded by the coding sequence ATGACTGTGACCCCCTCCACCACCCGGGCCGGGCGCTGGCCGACATTGCGGCCCTGGCTCGGCGTCGCGACCCGCCTCGGGCTCGCCGCCGTCTGGCTGATCGCCGGCGGCGCCAAGGTCGGTGACCTGGCCGGCTCCGGCCGGGCCGTGAACGCCTACCAGGTGATGCCGTACGACCTGGCCACGGTGATCGGCGCGGCGCTGCCGTTCGTGGAGCTGGCCCTGGGTCTGCTCCTGCTCGCCGGGCTGGCCACCCGGGTCAGCGCCGGCGTCTCCGCCGCGCTGCTGGTGGTCTTCGTCACCGGCATCGCCTCGGCCTGGGCCCGCGGCCTGGCCATCGACTGCGGGTGCTTCGGCAGCGGCGGCCAGCTCGGCGCCGGCGAAACCCCGAGCTATCTCCCGGAGATCCTCCGGGACCTGGGATTCCTGGCACTGGCCGGGTTCCTGCTGATCTGGCCCCGCACTCCGTTCTCGGTGGACGGCTGGTTGGCGGGCGACACCGTGGAGGACGACGATGAGCAGTCGTAA
- a CDS encoding thioredoxin domain-containing protein, whose product MSSRKGRRDAARVVREQIAREKRRKRTLWTTIAAVLVLVIAGGIGWAVYSSQKSDDFTAPPGANDAGTGIVEGSGPVTIDLYEDYLCPICKQFQQTNGETLNQLVSEGKAKLVFHPVAFLNRYSTTEYSTRSSAASGCAAKGGKFREFTDQLFARQPAEGSAGLSNDELIDIGAGVGLNRDDFASCVNDGTYRSWTAHVTDEASRSGVTGTPTVKVNGTELADKSPDGIEAAVAAAGK is encoded by the coding sequence ATGAGCAGTCGTAAGGGACGCCGGGACGCGGCCCGGGTGGTGCGCGAGCAGATCGCCCGGGAGAAGCGGCGCAAGCGCACCCTCTGGACCACGATCGCCGCGGTGCTCGTGCTGGTCATCGCCGGCGGTATCGGCTGGGCCGTCTACTCGTCGCAGAAGTCGGACGACTTCACCGCGCCGCCCGGCGCCAACGACGCCGGCACCGGCATCGTCGAAGGCAGCGGGCCGGTCACCATCGACCTCTACGAGGACTACCTCTGCCCGATCTGCAAGCAGTTCCAGCAGACCAACGGCGAGACGCTCAACCAGCTCGTCAGCGAGGGCAAGGCGAAGCTGGTCTTCCACCCGGTCGCGTTCCTGAACCGCTACTCGACCACGGAATACTCCACCCGCTCCTCGGCCGCCTCCGGGTGCGCCGCCAAGGGCGGCAAGTTCCGCGAGTTCACCGACCAGCTCTTCGCCCGGCAGCCGGCCGAGGGCAGCGCCGGCCTGAGCAACGACGAGCTGATCGACATCGGCGCGGGCGTCGGGCTGAACCGGGACGACTTCGCCTCCTGCGTGAACGACGGCACCTACAGGTCGTGGACCGCGCACGTGACCGACGAGGCGAGCAGGTCGGGCGTCACCGGCACCCCGACCGTCAAGGTCAACGGCACCGAACTCGCGGACAAGAGCCCGGACGGGATCGAGGCAGCCGTGGCGGCTGCCGGAAAGTGA
- a CDS encoding ABC transporter ATP-binding protein, translating to MIGYVQQPPSLDVRGVRYAYPDGHIALHGVDLTVPRGDRVALLGPNGAGKTTLVLHLNGILTPTAGTVEVGGLAVTRDRDTLAEVRRRVGIVFQDPDDQLFLPTVAEDVAFGPANLGLRGAELAARVDEALAAVGMAEHRDRAPHHLSFGQRRRVAVATVLAMRPEILVLDEPSSNLDPAARRELAEILRALPVTLLMVTHDLPYAAELCPRAVILDGGRIVADAPTPALLADPEILANHRLELPHGFAPPLPRP from the coding sequence ATGATCGGGTACGTGCAGCAGCCGCCCTCCCTGGACGTCCGTGGCGTCCGGTACGCCTACCCGGACGGTCACATCGCCCTGCACGGGGTGGACCTGACCGTGCCGCGCGGTGACCGGGTGGCGCTGCTCGGGCCGAACGGCGCCGGCAAGACCACGCTCGTGCTGCACCTCAACGGCATCCTCACCCCGACGGCCGGGACGGTCGAGGTGGGCGGCCTGGCCGTCACCCGCGACCGGGACACGCTCGCCGAGGTGCGCCGCCGGGTGGGCATCGTCTTCCAGGACCCGGACGACCAGCTCTTCCTGCCCACGGTCGCGGAGGACGTCGCGTTCGGCCCGGCCAACCTGGGGTTGCGCGGGGCGGAGCTGGCCGCCCGGGTCGACGAGGCGCTCGCCGCCGTGGGGATGGCCGAGCACCGGGACCGCGCGCCGCACCACCTGTCGTTCGGGCAGCGACGACGGGTGGCGGTGGCCACCGTGCTGGCCATGCGTCCGGAGATCCTGGTGCTGGACGAGCCGTCGTCGAACCTGGACCCGGCGGCCCGCCGGGAGCTGGCGGAGATCCTGCGCGCCCTGCCGGTGACCCTGCTGATGGTCACTCACGACCTGCCGTACGCGGCCGAGTTGTGCCCCCGCGCGGTGATCCTGGACGGCGGCCGCATCGTCGCTGACGCCCCCACCCCCGCCCTGCTGGCCGACCCGGAGATCCTGGCGAACCACCGCCTCGAACTCCCCCACGGCTTCGCCCCACCCCTCCCTCGCCCCTGA
- the cbiQ gene encoding cobalt ECF transporter T component CbiQ encodes MGAGHGHVLYRDSGSPVHRLPPEVKITAMVLFTVAVVATPREAYWAFGGYALLVAAVAALARVGPRWLLGRALIELPFVLFAFALPFLGAGERVDVAGLSLSVDGLHGAFNILAKGTLGVLASLLLAATTTTRDLILGLDRLRCPQILTQIATFMLRYLEVLVGEARRMRVARVSRGDDPRFLWQLRGFAAGVGALFLRAFERGERVYLAMVSRGYTGRMPAVWQGAGAATAGQWAVAAPVPVIAASIAAAALVLQ; translated from the coding sequence ATGGGCGCCGGGCACGGGCACGTGCTCTACCGCGATTCTGGCTCGCCGGTGCACCGCCTCCCGCCGGAGGTGAAGATCACCGCCATGGTGCTGTTCACCGTGGCGGTGGTCGCCACCCCACGGGAGGCGTACTGGGCGTTCGGCGGCTACGCGCTGCTGGTCGCCGCGGTGGCGGCGTTGGCCCGGGTGGGTCCGCGCTGGCTGCTCGGCCGGGCGCTGATCGAGCTGCCGTTCGTGCTGTTCGCGTTCGCGCTGCCGTTCCTCGGCGCGGGGGAGCGGGTCGACGTGGCCGGGCTGAGCCTCTCCGTCGACGGCTTGCACGGGGCGTTCAACATCCTGGCCAAGGGCACGCTCGGCGTACTCGCGTCGCTCCTGCTGGCGGCGACCACGACGACGCGTGACCTGATCCTCGGCCTGGACCGGCTGCGCTGCCCACAGATCCTCACCCAGATCGCCACGTTCATGCTGCGCTACCTGGAGGTGCTGGTCGGCGAGGCCCGGCGGATGCGGGTGGCCCGGGTGTCCCGGGGCGACGACCCGCGCTTCCTGTGGCAGCTGCGCGGCTTCGCGGCCGGCGTCGGCGCGTTGTTCCTGCGCGCGTTCGAGCGCGGCGAGCGGGTCTATCTGGCGATGGTCTCCCGGGGCTACACCGGCCGGATGCCGGCGGTGTGGCAGGGCGCCGGCGCGGCCACCGCCGGGCAGTGGGCGGTCGCCGCGCCGGTCCCGGTGATCGCGGCCTCCATCGCCGCCGCCGCTCTCGTCCTGCAATGA
- a CDS encoding PDGLE domain-containing protein, with protein sequence MSRRSWPFLLGGLLVALLLAGVVSNYASSHPDGLDSSLLKGCTVNADDEITGGSCPAQRAKDHELADSPLADYGVRGIGNDFLSTGLSGVLGVLLTFAVGGGLFWLARRRNPAGATSTGTGDTTSTGPAGVSSTGPAGVDEAGPARTATTGATGGTTASRPSGDR encoded by the coding sequence ATGAGCAGGCGTTCCTGGCCGTTCCTCCTCGGCGGCCTGCTGGTCGCCCTGCTGCTGGCCGGCGTGGTCAGCAACTACGCCTCGTCGCACCCGGACGGGTTGGACTCGTCGCTGCTCAAGGGCTGCACGGTGAACGCCGACGACGAGATCACCGGCGGCAGTTGCCCGGCCCAGCGGGCCAAGGACCACGAGCTGGCGGACAGCCCGCTGGCCGACTACGGCGTCCGGGGCATCGGCAACGACTTCCTCTCCACCGGCCTGTCCGGGGTGCTGGGCGTGCTGCTCACGTTCGCGGTCGGCGGCGGCCTGTTCTGGCTGGCCCGCCGCCGCAACCCGGCCGGCGCCACCTCGACCGGAACCGGCGACACCACCTCGACCGGCCCGGCGGGGGTCAGCTCGACCGGCCCGGCGGGCGTCGACGAGGCCGGCCCGGCGCGCACTGCCACCACCGGCGCCACGGGCGGGACGACGGCGTCCCGGCCCAGCGGCGACCGCTGA
- a CDS encoding energy-coupling factor ABC transporter permease — METLAMHISNGIIDGPVAAIFAALALAALTFCVLRGRADLDDRLAPMAGLVAAFIFAVQMLNFPIFTAGVSGHLLGGALAALLVGPWVGALCVAVVLVVQALVFGDGGVAMLGLNITNMALLGTAAAYLLIALLLRVLPRTPAGLAVTAFVSALVSVVVASQGFVLEYWLGGTTDLGSNLGGLAGTMAFAHLLIGIGEGLITATTVVTVAKVRPDLVYALRALKKPAAPAPAVPVAGGAR; from the coding sequence GTGGAAACCCTGGCGATGCACATCTCCAACGGGATCATCGACGGTCCCGTTGCCGCGATCTTCGCGGCCCTCGCGCTCGCCGCGCTGACGTTCTGCGTGCTGCGCGGCCGGGCCGACCTCGACGACCGGCTGGCGCCGATGGCCGGCCTGGTGGCCGCGTTCATCTTCGCCGTGCAGATGCTCAACTTCCCGATCTTCACCGCCGGGGTGAGCGGCCACCTGCTCGGCGGCGCGCTCGCCGCGCTGCTGGTGGGCCCGTGGGTGGGCGCGCTCTGCGTGGCCGTGGTGCTGGTCGTGCAGGCCCTGGTCTTCGGTGACGGCGGGGTGGCCATGCTCGGCCTGAACATCACCAACATGGCGCTCCTCGGCACCGCCGCCGCCTACCTGCTGATCGCGCTGCTGCTGCGGGTGCTGCCCCGCACGCCGGCCGGGCTGGCGGTCACCGCCTTCGTCTCCGCGCTGGTCAGCGTCGTGGTCGCGTCCCAGGGCTTCGTGCTCGAGTACTGGCTGGGCGGCACCACCGACCTGGGCAGCAACCTCGGTGGGCTGGCCGGCACGATGGCCTTCGCCCACCTGCTGATCGGCATCGGCGAGGGCCTGATCACCGCGACCACGGTGGTCACCGTCGCCAAGGTCCGCCCCGACCTGGTCTACGCGCTGCGCGCCCTGAAGAAACCGGCCGCGCCGGCCCCCGCCGTCCCGGTCGCCGGAGGTGCCCGATGA
- the bcp gene encoding thioredoxin-dependent thiol peroxidase → MTDRLNPGDAAPEFTLPTDDGGTLSLADLRGRTVILYAYPAAMTPGCTKQACDFRDSLASLRAAGYEVVGISPDKPTKLATFRDRDAITFPLVADEDKAVLTAYGAYGEKQSYGRTVTGVIRSTFVIDPDGRIERALYNVKATGHVAKLRRDLGLD, encoded by the coding sequence ATGACCGACCGCCTGAACCCCGGTGACGCCGCCCCCGAGTTCACCCTCCCCACCGACGACGGCGGCACGCTGTCCCTGGCCGACCTGCGCGGCCGCACGGTCATCCTGTACGCGTACCCGGCCGCCATGACACCCGGCTGCACGAAGCAGGCGTGCGACTTCCGCGACTCGCTCGCCTCGTTGCGGGCCGCCGGCTACGAGGTGGTCGGCATCTCCCCGGACAAGCCCACCAAGCTGGCCACGTTCCGCGACCGGGACGCGATCACGTTCCCGCTCGTCGCCGACGAGGACAAGGCGGTGCTGACCGCGTACGGCGCGTACGGCGAGAAGCAGTCGTACGGCCGTACCGTCACCGGCGTGATCCGCTCGACGTTCGTCATCGACCCGGACGGCAGGATCGAGCGGGCGCTCTACAACGTCAAGGCCACCGGGCACGTCGCCAAGCTGCGTCGCGACCTCGGGCTGGACTGA
- a CDS encoding HNH endonuclease signature motif containing protein — protein MVRYRYPPELLAATAARARSVTEVMRLLGVRVSGGSHAHISRQLKRFGIDTSHFTGQAHNRGQPSPRRTVSSQLLLRLPAGSRRTPGTRLKWALGDIGVPEECEECRCGPIWFGRPLTLHVDHVNGDYLDNRPPNLRILCPNCHSQTDTFAGRNKGGGQAEPTAARLAHGSGPTP, from the coding sequence GTGGTTCGTTACCGATACCCACCCGAGCTGTTGGCCGCGACCGCCGCGCGGGCGCGCAGCGTGACCGAGGTCATGCGGCTGCTCGGGGTGCGGGTCAGCGGCGGGTCGCACGCGCACATCAGCCGGCAGCTCAAGCGCTTCGGCATCGACACGTCTCACTTCACCGGGCAGGCGCACAACAGGGGGCAGCCGAGCCCGCGACGCACCGTGTCGTCACAACTACTCCTGCGACTTCCCGCTGGCTCGCGGCGCACTCCCGGCACCCGGTTGAAGTGGGCGCTGGGTGACATCGGAGTGCCGGAGGAGTGCGAGGAGTGCCGCTGTGGTCCGATCTGGTTCGGCCGCCCGCTGACCCTGCACGTCGATCACGTCAACGGAGACTACCTCGACAACCGACCGCCCAACCTGCGGATCCTCTGCCCGAACTGCCACAGCCAGACCGACACCTTCGCGGGCCGGAACAAGGGCGGCGGTCAGGCCGAACCCACGGCGGCCCGGCTCGCACACGGCTCTGGCCCGACACCTTAG